Within the Synergistota bacterium genome, the region AGAAGCATTAAGAGCTTCTATAAGATCCCCCGCTTCTGCTAAAACAGCATCTTTCGAATCTACCGCTATTACAGAAGCTCTTCTGAAAACATCAGCATCAAGTTCCTTCATATCAAGAGCATGCGATCCTATGGCATTAACGTGCGCTCCTTCTTTAAGTAGCTTTCCTTTAAGGAAAGGTTCCCTCGAAGGTGTTGCCGTAATAACAACATCGGCTTCGGGCAAAACGCTCTCATAATCTTCCACAAATTTTACATCTATGCCGAGAAGCTCTTTCATCTCCGCCTCATACTTTCTTGCTCTTTCGGTATCGATATCGTATACATATGCGAGCTCTATATTCCTTACCGCATATAGAGCTTCAAGCTGGCTCTTTCCCTGAACGCCTGCTCCAAAAACCATAGCTACCTTCGCATCTTCTCTTGCAAGTACATCAGCAGCTGCTCCCCCCGCTGCTCCGGTTCTCAGGGCGGTAACATAGCCCCCCTCTATGAGGGCTAAGGGTATACCCGTTTCCCCATCAAGCATCAAAACTGCAGCATATATTAAAGGCAATCCCTTAGCAATGTTTCCGGGGCAAACTGAAACTGCCTTCACCCCTACGCTTTTTTCTTGTGTTAGAGCCCCTGGCATAAAAAGGATTATGTTGTCATCTACCTTTATAGGAACCCTTAATGGAACGATAGCTTTTCCATCGGAGAAGGCAGAGAACCCGCTCTTTACAGCGTCAATAGCGTCCTTCATGCTAACAACCTTTCTAATATCCGCCCTTGTTATTATAAGCAAGAGTATCACCCCTTATTATATTATACTACTGCGGGTTCTCTAATCAACTCTCCCTTCTCAAATCTTCTGTAATTAAGCATATGAATTGGTATAGATGTCTTCCCCGTGAGTATAAGCTCGGCTATAAGCTTGCCAGTTATAGGACCGAACATGAAACCATGCCCACTGAAACCAACGGAGAGATAAAACCCCTCAACCTCATCGACTTCACCAAGGATCGGTTGAGCATCGGGAGTCATGTTGTAGGAACCTGCCCATTGTCTAACCACCCTTAGATCCCTAAGGGCGGGTAGAAGTCGGACGAACTTTCTCGCCATTTCTTCAAGGAAGGGCCAAGTTGAATTAACGGCATGGGTTTTCTCATGTTCCTCTGGGCCATAACCCATTATAAAGCTCCCATGTGGTCTTTGCTGAATATAGAAGTTACCAGAAAACGACATGAGCATTGATTCTGAAACCCTCTCTATGGGCTCGGTTACAAGTATCTCATGTCTCTCAGAGTAAGTAGGAATGTCTACGCCTGCCATTTTTGCTACTTCTTTTGAATATCCTCCGGCGCAGTTAACCACCACTCTCGTTGATATATACCCACGGGTTGTTTTAACTCCCTTTATCCTTCCATTTTCGACATCTATGTCAATAACCTCGGTAAACTTATAAATCTTAACGCCAAGTCTTTCTGCAGCCTCAGCATATGCAAAAGTAGTTAGCATAGGATCCGCATGTCCATCCCTCTGATGGAAAGTGAAGCCAACCGCTCCCTCCGTGTTAAGGACGGGGCAAATTTCCCTTGCCTCATCTTCACTTATAATTTTTGACTTTATACCAAGTTTATTCTGCAACTCGATGTTCTTCTTAAGCTGCTCAAACTCGCTTTCTTTATAAGCTATCATAAGATAGCCTCCTTGATGAAGTCCTATGTCCATGCCAAGCTCATCCGTGAGGTTCTCAAAGATCTCTATGGATGCAATTCCAAGCCTGCAGTTCATTTCCGTTCCCCACTGGGCTCTAATCCCCGCTCCGCATCTTCCAGTAGACCCGCTTGAAACGGTATTCTTCTCTATAACTACTACATCTTTACAACCCATTTTAGCGAGATTATAAGCCACAGCACACCCCTGTATGCCGGCACCCACTACGACTACATCAGCCGTACTCTTAATCATTCACCATCCTCCTCGCTCTGAGCAAGCACTCCAAGCTTGATAGGTCTTGTAGGAGGTCTGAAAGTAGGCATAGGGATATCCTCTATTTTCTTGCCCGTTAGACGCGCTATCTCTCTCATTATTAGATCCCTACAGGTTCTGCCTTGACAGGGGCCCATTCCAGCACGCGTTAATCTTTTTATCTCATCAGGAGTGGTATATCCCTTCTTTATAAGCTCCCTTATCTTGCTCAAAGTTACATCCTCACAGCGACAGATTACTACATCTTTTTCCATCTTTTCATCTGCCATCTTATCTCACCACCCTTATGTGTCTTACTTCCATAGCGAGGTTTTTGGGGACCGCAACAGATACAACCTTGGTCCCATCCTTAAATGGCTCAAATACATGCTTTACTCTACCCTTGCAAATAATCTTCCCTTCTCTATTCAGGCACTCAACTTCCTCTTCCTTTTCAGGCACTGGCACGAACTCATAGGGAAGCTTAACGAGAGCTTCATCTTCTGAGAAGGTCGTATCTATAACAAAGATAGCCAAGCCCGGACATTTAGCCACACAAAGAGAACACCCGGTGCACTTATCCCAATCTATCTTAGGAAGATCATTTATATCTTCAAATTCTAAAATAGCTCCCGTGGGACAAGCGGTATGGCAGGGATCGCAAGGAATGCGCTGAAAGCATTCTATAACCGCAACAGGCTTACTCTTTAATATCTCCTCGGGAGGGGTTATCTCTTTGATCTGTTCAGGGGTAGGAACTCCGGTTCTCTCAAGCATTAAATTACACCTCCTCAACCATGGCCTTCGGAAGACCCTGCCTTATCTTCTCAGTAACGGGACCTCTTCTTAAGCTGTCAAGCTGGCTCCAAAGCTTATTCAACCTTGCCTCAAAGTCTAGAACCTTATAGCCAAGGCTTGCTGCTGCACATAGCCCGGCTATTCTCCCCTCAACCATAGCAGTTGAGGCTTCCTCAATGGCAGAGGCGTCTCCGGCAACATATATATCTGGATGGGATGTCCTCATCTCTCTGTTTCGCACGGGGACGTATCCACCAAGCTCAGGTATAAACTTCATCTTACAACCAGCCTGCCAGAGAAGCTCGGTCAGGGGAGACAAACCTACTGCCAAGCAGATAAGATCCGCTTCTATGTATCTTTCCGTGCCTTCAATAGGCTGCCATTTTTCATCAACTTGGACGATTGTGGCTCCCTCAACGTACTCCTCACCGTGGATCTCCTTGACGGTATGGGAAGTATAAATAGGAATACCAAGCCTCCTTATCTTCGATGCATGTA harbors:
- a CDS encoding ornithine cyclodeaminase family protein; protein product: MLIITRADIRKVVSMKDAIDAVKSGFSAFSDGKAIVPLRVPIKVDDNIILFMPGALTQEKSVGVKAVSVCPGNIAKGLPLIYAAVLMLDGETGIPLALIEGGYVTALRTGAAGGAAADVLAREDAKVAMVFGAGVQGKSQLEALYAVRNIELAYVYDIDTERARKYEAEMKELLGIDVKFVEDYESVLPEADVVITATPSREPFLKGKLLKEGAHVNAIGSHALDMKELDADVFRRASVIAVDSKDAVLAEAGDLIEALNASAFKKEDMVELGEILLGRAQGRKSETDITLFKTVGIAVEDVVVGKLIYERAREKGVGTEIKGFFD
- a CDS encoding FAD-binding oxidoreductase; this translates as MIKSTADVVVVGAGIQGCAVAYNLAKMGCKDVVVIEKNTVSSGSTGRCGAGIRAQWGTEMNCRLGIASIEIFENLTDELGMDIGLHQGGYLMIAYKESEFEQLKKNIELQNKLGIKSKIISEDEAREICPVLNTEGAVGFTFHQRDGHADPMLTTFAYAEAAERLGVKIYKFTEVIDIDVENGRIKGVKTTRGYISTRVVVNCAGGYSKEVAKMAGVDIPTYSERHEILVTEPIERVSESMLMSFSGNFYIQQRPHGSFIMGYGPEEHEKTHAVNSTWPFLEEMARKFVRLLPALRDLRVVRQWAGSYNMTPDAQPILGEVDEVEGFYLSVGFSGHGFMFGPITGKLIAELILTGKTSIPIHMLNYRRFEKGELIREPAVV
- a CDS encoding (2Fe-2S)-binding protein → MEKDVVICRCEDVTLSKIRELIKKGYTTPDEIKRLTRAGMGPCQGRTCRDLIMREIARLTGKKIEDIPMPTFRPPTRPIKLGVLAQSEEDGE
- a CDS encoding 4Fe-4S binding protein, whose amino-acid sequence is MLERTGVPTPEQIKEITPPEEILKSKPVAVIECFQRIPCDPCHTACPTGAILEFEDINDLPKIDWDKCTGCSLCVAKCPGLAIFVIDTTFSEDEALVKLPYEFVPVPEKEEEVECLNREGKIICKGRVKHVFEPFKDGTKVVSVAVPKNLAMEVRHIRVVR